The Epinephelus lanceolatus isolate andai-2023 chromosome 14, ASM4190304v1, whole genome shotgun sequence region ATTTCGAGCTGAACACAAATACAGAGTTCAGTTCAACATAACATCAATACTGACAATAATAATAGCCTTTTATTCTGCGCCATTACATGTCCTTTAGAACTGCTACTGTACCTCTTCTGTAGGCTTGGAAGGCATTTCTATAACATCATCTACATGGATTTAATAATGGAAACATCTACATTTCCGTCTCAATTTACTTTTCATCACAGAGTACCATATGCTACAATTTCATGAGGTCAGTTCAAAATTCAAGCCAAGCTCATGCACACCAATAGCTGACAGAGCTTTTGAACTGTCAGCTCAGCAGTGTGTCTTGAAAAGGAGCCATAAGTCTAATGATGGAAACATGTGGCGAGCAACTGATGAGGCAGAGGGCGAGGCCTGAATGCATTTTTAATCAAAAGCTTCATTAGCTACATTTCCTTCTTAAACAATCCACTCTCAATTTTGTCCTGATGGTCGGATCAGCTGGGTGTTACAGCTTATAGTATATGATGCAGTATGTGACTCACCCGACGCCTCCATTTAACTCTGTAGAAGTATTGTGTGTTGTATTGGAATTGTTATGCAGATACCAAACTGTACAATCACAAATAATCATCAATACAGCAGCTCACAGCTTTGCATGATGCTCCTATGAACAGCTTATTCAGACCAATCACAAAGTTTCAAGTACTGTCATTTGAGGGAAAATGACATCCATCCAGTAGAAGGGGAAATCATTGTCTCACCTTATTGAGAAAATGCCATGCAaatcaaattaaacaaaatatctAATGTAAAGTCTGGATCGGGGTAGGGAACctgtggctccagagctgcatgtggctctttagaccccctgtaaaaaaaatgtttttacatttcgtCAACTATAATGACAGTCATAGCGATGTCTAAGTCCTGGCACCTTTGCTCAAAATTTTGCTGAACATCAAGAGTGTTCGCTTGTCTTGAGTCTCCTTTGCAAAGCTAgctgtggattccaaatccagaAAGGAAAAGTTTTGGAGGAAAATACTGAATTTAATAGTGCATGGACAGATATGCCTACTTTCGCTGCAAGGTaccaaatattaataaaaaccTTACAACAGAGTAGCCACCTAATGGTAAAACATTAATGATAAGACCTATTAGTGATATTGATAAGATAATTTAGACATAATAAGGCTGTGTTACCGTtagctcaaatatgttttgcagctccagacagatttagttagtttgttaagaccaaaaatggctcttctgGTAGTAAAGTTTGCTGACTGGTCTATGCATATTATGTAATTACAAATACTGTAGGGCTTAAACATTAAtcaaatttaaatatatatatatatatatatatatatatatatatatatatatatatatatatatggcaactagagatgtaccgataccactttttccttcccgataccgattccgatccctgaaccttaggtatctgccgataccgggTACCGATCTGATACTagtgcataaaataaaaatggatgggatatgaatcgttgtatgtctcaactcctaaaatgctatgtaaaatattaagaaataaatacataatagaaTGAATTCCATAAAACGTTttgtttgcctgtagcgtgcgtatgcgtaatgacatgaggcattacgtggtaccggattggtcataggctgtactgataccgcattttaggcagtatcggaggcatttctgatactggtatcggtattgGTACAACTCTAATGGCAACATAATACAGTAAAATGCCACACACTCTATTCGGTCAGACGGGTGGAAACGCGTTGCCCTGTGGGCCTTATGTGCACACACTACCCTACGCTCCATGTGACATATGCCAGTAAGAGTAGATGAAAAAACAACTTGTAAAATCCCACACGCAAGCTTTGATGTTTGCAGTACTACTGTGCGAAAATGGCCAAGGCAGGGTTTAAAGTtgaactacacccattttcaaaattcatacatgttattcctatggtctatgacagtccaaaaatatcagtaaatattAGCAActctcccaaatacaaaaataagaaCGCTacaactcaaatttgtgatgtcatcaagtgtaaagtctgaagctgctccaTAAATGAATTGGCAGCCaatgttatagatgacactgagagcacccagggaaATGCTCTGAGTATATgggcacattttctgtttcagaggtgagaacactacaacagaATTAAACtaatttgggtataaaaaagaaaaaaaacattctgtaggtccacaaaatcaggtcCCCATgtattgtctatggagcagctccagattttataccctatgacatcataaagtcaagacttacttctctggtttctggctttgagagtgagtagctcatgttcacaaatactgactgaactttcctaggccgtggaaataacatactggaATTCTTAATTCAGGTGGTGTTTCCCTTTAAATGCAATCCACCTGTGTACAAATTACATGTTGTAAGAGTAGTGTAATATGTGtgcagcacagagagttgttggcAGTTGTAGCGGAGAGGAAATTTGCGGTAAAGTTGTCCAGTGGTATCTAATGTACCTCGTAGGTTACAGTTTGTTTATGAATAAATGCCAAAGCTCATTAAAACTCAATAATAAAGGTTCTGTGTCCTGCTTCCCAACTGCTCGGTAAACTGAAGGGAAGGGAATTAGCTCAGGAGCGAGCAACAACGgttaacaacatatttaaatCAAGACCTCGAGTTACCTAAATCAGCGGTTCCTATGCCGTCCAGCCCtcgggtccagatttctccttggtcattagttcaaggttacacagtttaaaatattcagcatcatacttgcttttagccatgtcattgagctagtttgttgtctctgcCAAGTAGCTGTCTGGTGGTCACTCACTCTATAGCAGGAagcggcacttcaaaataaaagctctataccagaaattcactgtgtgttttttacGACCTTGACATTGgtaagtcacttgcagtccgttcagaatggacctgtgactGACTTTTGaaccgcaacccaccagttgggaaccactattCTACACTTACTAACTTAAGTGGTGGAGCCATTAGTTTATGTGATTAGTTACGACACTGTTACTGACAGGAAACCAGTGAGatccatatttatttttcaataaagGAAGAAGATAGAGGAAGATaaggaacttttttttcttttactttttttatgatcACATATAAAATAGTAATCACATGATTGgtattagaaaaacaaaaaacaaagattcaATTAGATTATGTTCCCAAATGGTTCTAGCATGTGGTCATATAAATGCATTCACTAATTGGTAAATGTAGTTACTATCATTGCTAACATTTGGAGACTGCTGGTGCTTGTTTATTATTCTGTGTATAGTATAATTAGATCTAGTGAGTCAGATTGGCGTGCCAGTACGAGGCACACAGGTGTTAATTAATGTCTGTATAGATTTAGTGCTTCAGGCTTCAGATGGTCATTAGGACTGAGCCAATTCaaatatgtcttgttttttccCATCTCATCGACACAAGATCATTTTCATGCCGTACCACATTTACATGCACTTAAATAGAGACAATCTAAAAACCTGTAGTATGATAAGGACAATAGTTAGCAGTAAAGTACACAAAATTTGCGGTGAATGTATAAAATATGGAATAACAGCACTGTCATTTAAGTCTGTGAGCATATGCTAGCAGCTAACACCTTGCAGGCCTCCTCTCGGCTGTCCAAATATGCTGCATTGGGAGATATTTATGCTTACAGGACTGAGACTTATAGTCAAGAGCCCCGCTGTGCATGCTGTGCAGCTTCTCAGAAAATGCTTAAACCTGTTGTTTTTGAGATAACAGGGAACCATCCACTGTATATAAAACACATTACTATTCACTTAAGAATTAGCCTGTTTTAAGACTTGCTTCAGTATTGCTAATAACCTGCACAGCAAGTCAAATGCTTGCTCATGATAGAAAGTGGACTCACAGCCTCTGATTTAGAGGACAGGGTcctaacaataaataaatgcagtccAATCATTCCAACCTAATGTgcatacacaaacatgcactgaggaacaATGGAAATCTGCAAAACCTGTATTTCTAAACCCCCGAGCTGTGTGCCAATCATTCCATTAGGGATTGCATTGGCAGATGTCTTGGTTTGCCTCTTGTGGaagtatgtgaatgtgtgtttgtgtgcgtgtgcatgtatTTGTGTGAGGCTGGGGGCCTTGGATTGCATTCATCTTGCAGTGTCCTGACAGACAGTCCCAATTGCTGCCTCTTGTTTGCCTTGCAGACAAGTAACAAggtaaaagaggagaaaaatgtaAGACCTGGCAATAGGGACCCATCAAAGCAACGAGACGAGCACAATGAAACAAATAAGGGAGAAGACGGAGGATGATTGGCATAAATGATCACAGAGAGTGCTAAGTGACCAACGTACCGACCCTGATCAACTACTCTATTGATCACACTTATTACCCAGCATCCTCTCCCTCATTATGGATATTGGGCTACGCATCTACCCCTCCTCCAAAGGCCACAAACGCTGATACAGCATCATCTGATTGACCAGCGACTAATCAGCATCAGTCGATTTTCTTACATCCATCCACCTACGTACTGCACAAGCGCACGCCTGTCCTTGATAATAAAGGGCTGAACGCCTGGAACACTGACCAGGAAGCAGGCACTTGACGATTTATTGAAGAAGCGGAAAATAAGCGCCGGTCCAAAATAACAGAAGAGCCTTTATGATGTAATGCAATGAAATACAATAATTGTGCAATAAATATTAACTTACCTCAAGTGTCCAGTTTTTGTTGGGATTTCTAGTTGAGCTGCCTGACTCAGGTGGAAGGTGCTTGTAATATTTTGTCCACCtcatttatttacacatataTCACAAATTAATGTAATCCTGTACGACActacaaactcaaaaacacagtCCGAACTGCAGCTTAAACCTTTACAAAGTGTCTCAAGGGTAATATTTAATGGTACTACTAATACTGTTGCATGttgattatgtttttttgtgtgtggctgTTACTTATGGTACATACAAATACTCTTACATACTTTTAGGAGAAACATGCAGCACTCAAAAACATGATGTCTCTGAGCAGCacagtttttcatttgtgtgGAGGCTGCTACACTTTACACAGTGGTGATCAACACTTCATTATGGTGTAGTAATGTTGTGAATAAAGTTTTCACGTGGCTCATACCAGAACGCCAAGTACGAGGTTAAAGATTCGGTTTTGAACATATCCATCAAAAAATCTTGTTTTCAGGTCAGACTTCCTGGTCAGCACTTGACGATTTTCTCAAAAGACCAGTGCCAAGCAAAGCACAAAATCTATGTGATTCTTTTGACATGTAGTAAACCTTTATAAAAGCCACTCTCTGTCTGTAGTGCTGTATACGGTATACAAGTGTTGGTACAAGTAAAAGGCTTATAGTGTTATAACAGTATCCAACCTGTAACACCAATAAaatccatgtttaaaaaaaaacaaaaacaaaaacaaaacacttacaGAATTTTTCACTcaccaaatgaccatttatatatTAATCATTCATGCCCCAAAATGGCAGACATCGTTGATAAATTGAAGCAAATGAGACCACATTAATCAACAcgctctcacacaactcatgcccTCCCATCAGCCCTTCCTGAATGGGACTAAAACtgaaagtgtaaataagtttCTCTTTAAGCCCAGGTCAGACAGGGCTCAAGGCAAGGCAATGCAACATGTTTGGAAAGTATTGAGCATACcactggaggcatgcaagaaaaacaaacttttctctATGAAATACAGGTAACATGGCATGAATAACTGAAATATAAATGATCACTTTGTGGGTGAGGTGTTCCTATAATGCGACTTACAGTACATTCTGCGAGGCTccgagctgcagcagcagtttcACGATGGCTGGGTGACTGTTCCTCACGGCATCGTGGAGCGGTGAGTCATTTTCATAGCCGGGCGTATTCAACAGGGCTCCCCTCGAGACCAACACCTCCACAACCGCCAGGTGACCCAGGTTGCATGCTTCGTGCTGGAACAAAGAGAAGCTCATAAGTCATCCCGCTCTGCTTTGATCTGGTTTCTCCCTGTCATCCTCAAAATACAGCCTTATATTGCATATGTGTTCTAGTTTCTATTACGTTTTCCATCACTGTAATATCTATCTTTTTTCCAATTGATATTATGTTAGGTGAGATCAGCACTTAAAAGAATTAAAATCAATTTGGATATTTGTATGGTAATGCTTTACATGAAATGTATAGTCCCTTGATGTATTTGAATATATAACAATCTTACATTAAAGCTTAATAACActtcaacagttttttttaattcaactcATACCAAGACAGATCTTCTGAGAAGAACACTTCAGTATTATCCTGACCTACTTTTCtgaaattgaaatgaatgaggGATGTAGCTTCATAAAAGTGAGTGCTTTTAAAGGTTATGTTTGATACTTGAACCTGAAGTTAATTTGACAAAGTAAAAGGGTGAGAGCTTTTTATTCTGGAATGAGATTAAGAGCTATCGTGACAGCTGCACTGTATTTAAATACAGTTGTGATTCTATGAAAAAAGGGGTAGCTGAGAATTTTATTATCCGTTTTAAATCTCAAaagggcagcacggtggtgtagtggttgggataggctccagccccaccgcaaccctcaagaggataagcggttatggaaatgGATAGATGGAAATACCAAAAGctctttgaataaataaatacaatttttaaaaatctaaaaaaaaaaatacacatcgAGGAGACCTAGATGATTGTAACACATCATGTTCCCAGCCTTCACAGATACACACAAGTCTGTCAAATATGACAAAGTGGTGTTTTAAGCTTATTGGTAACAATTAGGATCAGCTGCAAACTGTCAAAGCTCAGTGGAGCATCTCTTGACAGCAGGTAGCCATGTAAAGTGCTGCAATAACATAGCAGTAAGCACTCACCTGCTTTTTCTCAATGAGGAAAATGGCTTAGGGACCACTTATGGGTTTTACAGTTTGTCATGCGCAGGCAACTTTAGGTTAAATTAAGAGAGCACATGCCTACATATTTCTGGGAGGAAGCCTagaatgcttaaaaatggcagtGCTAACAGTAATTGACACATTCTGGGAAGCTTGGATCTTGGCATGACATATTTGTACTTTACCAGCGCAGCTAAAGCCAACATTAAGTCTTTGTGACTATGTTCCTCAACagaacagatttttttattgcttGGTTGCAGTTCAAGATCAGCTTGCAATGCAAAGAGAAACAGCACAAATAACCTCACATGCAGATGTGTTACCTTTCGGTGCCATGTTAAGAGATTTAAGCATATTCTGATGAGCAGTGGGATAACATAATGACTCACTAATATTTTGACAAGAATAACCTTGACATGAAATTTTCAATTTTCACCTGGCAGAAACAGGTGTTAGGATACAGGAGGGAAAAATAGAGCTATTAAGCCAGGAAAACTAAGCCTGCATGCATATTCATAACAGCAACATGACGCACAGTGACTGAGCATGTTGATTTACTGGAGAAGACAATACAATAATTAGTAAATGACAAGATGCAAATGTTTGTATGAATAGAAAAGCCACAGTGAACAAGCACTTGCGTGGAGTCTGACAAACCACAAAGTCACTGTGTGTAAAAAATGACAATATGCTACTGACGAGAAACACTACAAATCTCTTCCATCAAAAAATTAGAGCCAACCAGTATAGCAAAATTATGCTCACTTAACAACTGCTGCTTTGATGATGAAACATTTAGTCAATGAGGCTTTGCACACAGCAAATAAAGACTTATCACTTGGTGCATTAGTCTTACCAGAGGTGTCCACCCAGCATTATCTTTCAGGTTAGGGTCAGCCCCCTGGTCCAGCAGTTCCTTGACAGCCTCTACATCCCCCTGCAGGACCCAGAGAGAACAACAAACCTGAGGTCAGAGTTGCAGACCTGTAAACGCAACCCTTCAAACACAACAGCCGATCCCAGTGTACCAAAGCGCCACTGTTTATCAATCACACTCCACAGTGGGCCATTGATTACCTTGTCAGGGATCCAGAGGGGGATTACGACTATGTTTACAAGGATTACTGCAAGACAGTTTATTCTCAACGGACCCAGAACATGGCTGTCTGATTATCTGAAGACTAATATGTTCAACTGAGGGGTGGGGAATATATTCAAACCAGCAGATCTTATCTTAGATGCATTTTGAAATAAACTAAGACAATGGAGTAGATTAAAAGGCCACATTTGCACCCTGCAACATATGCTTTCTGTATTATTTAGCTTTTAGTGCTGTCACTCTACTGCAGACATGTTTTAAAATTTACATTTGTAGAATGCAACAGAAAATTGAGTGAATAAGGTGAATAATTCAGAACCCACTGGACCTTTATAGCAGCTAGATGCAGCAGGGTCTCTCCCTTGTGGTTCCTCTTCATAACCGCAGGGCTCCCTGTTGTGGGCCGTCCAAAAGATGCACCAGGAGAGCAGGGAGATTTTCTACCAGCACTGGCTCGGACAGAGGGGCTGTCTCCTTGCTCTCCTCTCGAGTGTTTGATGCTCTTATCACACCTGGGGCTAGCCAAAGATGGAGGGTTGAGGACAGCTGGAGACATCTGTGATTTCCTCCGCCTGCCTGGGGAAGCCCTTGGCCTTTTTGGTGTGGTCTCCAACGTGGCgaccttctcctcctctctggatCTTTTTGATGAGTGCTTTGGGGGAGATACGTTATCCTGCTTTTTAGGATTGTCTGTTTCAGGCAGTTTGTCATGCTGGCCAACACTGTCCGACACTTTCTGACCGGGCTGGGTTTGGTCATTCAGTAGAGTGACGCTGCCTACTGAGAGACTCTCCCTCGTGGTGCTTCTACTCGGGCTGAGTTCATTAATACTCCCCTGTGGCACTGCAGGCTGAGGCTCGTCAGACGTGACAGCAGGGCTTAGGAAGGAAACTCTTTTACTGGACCTCCTTGCCCCATCCGCACAGGGCTGCTCCTTTTCCTTTAGGGCATCTACCTCCTCGGTGATCCCCCACTGCTGGTTTATAGCCTCTAGCCTGTTCTTCTTCATCTGCTGCTTGGTCTGTTTTCGTGTGGTCCTATTGGCCCCTTGCACCGTCACCTTCCTGCTGGCAGCGTTTTTCCTAGTTGACctcttcttcctgttttcactcttgcaTTTCTGAGAACAAGAAGAGCTCGAGTCTTGGGAGGATGAGGTGAAATTAAAAACTGACAGGTCCTGGTGTTGAGAGGTGACGGTGTCTGgctgtgctgcagctgcttcTATAGAGGATGTGCTCTCCGGTGCGGCGACCTCAGAAGGCTTCTCCACCATGCAGCGTACCTTGCGGCTACGGGGGCTAAACCAGATCTTGAAGTTCTTCTTGTGTTTAAGGACAGGGCTCTTATGTTGTGTTTGGACCTCGGCTGAAGAGgggtgacaaaaaaacaaacaaacaaaaaaaaaaacaggtttgacaaaacaaaatgttcccCTCCTGCATGTACTATAATTTTTTGCTGTCAAAAAggctctttgtgtgtgtaattacCTTGCATCTGTTAAGatgttgttaaaatgaaaaaagaacaaCACCACACCTTAAGATTATGCAGTCCCAACTAATAATACTGACATTTGACAGAAGTAGAAAAGTGCCAAATCAACCTCTTAAGCCCTTGAGCTATTTCTGTGTGAATTTAGAGAGCACAACAACCTGCAGATTTGCTCACTTTTTAACTACAGGGCTTAGAAAGTTGCCCTCTAGTTCTTTGTCAAAGCTGAGATCTACTCGCAAAACTAAACACTACCATGGTTAATTGCATTGCATAATTACTGTCATTACCGGGATGCTGGATGGGCGATAAAGATAATAAAGCACAGGAACAAGCCACTAATACTGTCATTCAGAGATTAGATTGGCGGAGGAGAATGTTAAATGTTTCAGTCAACAATTGATAGAAGGGGGCGTGGGCAGAGGAACGTGgggagaaaagcaacaaataAGGCATAGATTTAAATACATAACTTGTTAATTATGCTTTCAAGCTGCTACACAATGGCTACCATATACCTGGTTGTTTCATAGGATTAAGCAGGGACTCCAAACCACAGAAGAGCTGTACGATGCTGCTGAGCTGCCTGTTGATTTGGATGTCCTTCACCCACGCAGGACTCCGACACACCGCGCAGCCATCTCCTGCCCGGGGGCCGGCGCAAGACCTGTGC contains the following coding sequences:
- the bard1 gene encoding BRCA1-associated RING domain protein 1; protein product: MDNGVTEQKKDWEKTKEAVANFRQLLLCSKCSDLMTEPVCLGVCEHMLCRSCAGPRAGDGCAVCRSPAWVKDIQINRQLSSIVQLFCGLESLLNPMKQPAEVQTQHKSPVLKHKKNFKIWFSPRSRKVRCMVEKPSEVAAPESTSSIEAAAAQPDTVTSQHQDLSVFNFTSSSQDSSSSCSQKCKSENRKKRSTRKNAASRKVTVQGANRTTRKQTKQQMKKNRLEAINQQWGITEEVDALKEKEQPCADGARRSSKRVSFLSPAVTSDEPQPAVPQGSINELSPSRSTTRESLSVGSVTLLNDQTQPGQKVSDSVGQHDKLPETDNPKKQDNVSPPKHSSKRSREEEKVATLETTPKRPRASPGRRRKSQMSPAVLNPPSLASPRCDKSIKHSRGEQGDSPSVRASAGRKSPCSPGASFGRPTTGSPAVMKRNHKGETLLHLAAIKGDVEAVKELLDQGADPNLKDNAGWTPLHEACNLGHLAVVEVLVSRGALLNTPGYENDSPLHDAVRNSHPAIVKLLLQLGASQNVLNLHGKRPADYAVSVKMLEIFQEASEGIQSANASLSPSASLSVVSDCGRRDEMLVFLASKLAQPEQLQVAKLGELLGGRMADTFSGSVSHVVVPEGHMPTTISTLLGLLAGCWVVKFSWVEACLQAGKWIPETEHEAGEGPQRSRVNRCSLLPPLFDGCFFFLLGSFKAPPRDELTKLLREGGGQLLTRQPKPDSDVTQTLSAAAYHALPGSDQALCTQYIIFDPQGAHKPAVVRRGKVWRAPSTWLIDCITAFRLLPVPDPQTSV